A window of Phycisphaerae bacterium genomic DNA:
GAGGCAAAGGGAGACAACGCCTGTATGGAGAGCATCAATTTGGGTCTGTGCAACAAGTGCCGCGGGCGCGTGCCTTGCGAGTTCTTTGCCAGGGACGGGCAGATGTGGCTTCGGAAAACGTGCCCTGACTGTGGTTCGACCGAGTCGATGGTAAGTTCCGATGCGCGCGCATGGCAGGCCAAGCGCGAGCTCTGGGAGTACGTGCCCATGCAACGCGTTGCCTGCCGCATGAACTGCGATCGATGCGAGATCGATCACAAGCCCAACATCGTCTTCGTCGATGTCACCAATCGCTGCAACATGAACTGTCCCATATGTATCGCCACGATCAAGGATATGGGTTTCGATTTCAACCCGCCGCTCGCGTACTTTGACAAGCTTTTTGCTGAGGTGGCGCGCCTGGAGCCCAAGCCGGTTCTGCTGTTTTTTGGCGGCGAGCCTACGGTCCGCGATGACTTGCTGGAGATCATTGCCGCCGCGAAGAAACACGGTCTGAGGCCACACGTGGTGACCAATGGCATCAGGCTGGCGGACGAGCAATACTGTCGTAGGCTCTGTGAGGCTCGGGTTTCGTTCCGTTTTGCCTTCGACGGCCGCAGTCCGGAGATTTACGAGCGGCTTCGCCGCAATCGATCCGCCTATGACAAGAAGATGAGGGCCCTCCAGAACCTCCGTAAGTACAGCCTGCGAAAGCACACGATCATGGCCACCATCGGACGGGGTTTCAACGATCAGCATCTTGGCGACTTCTTCCAGTTCTGCCACGAGAATCGGGATCTGATTTCAGACGTCGGGCTCATTCCGCTGACCGAGAACTGGAGGCCGGGTACGTTCGATGCGGGGGTGCATACGACGATGGAAGACGTTGAGGCAATGGTCCGAGACGCTATCCCTGGCGGGCAGGTTGAGTTTGTACCCGCCGGGCTCTCATGGGCCTTGAAGACGCCGCGGTCGTTTTTCCGGAAGAACCTGCGATCCGAGGTTCTGTTGCTGGCCGGCGTACACCCCAATTGCGAATCCATCACTCTGCTGGTTTCCGACGGCAAGTCCTATCGTGGCATGAACCACTATTTGAGGAAACCCCTTCGCGAGGTTGCGGTGGAATGCGCCGCTCTTTGCCGCAAGCTTCAGCCCAAGCTTGACCGGCTTGATCCGGCACGACGGTTTCCGCGACTCTGCGGGCAGGTGCTGATCCTGTTGACCTTGTTGCCGTGGATGCTGGTGAGGATCAGATTGGGTCGCTTGCTTGGCAGCCACTTGTCGGCTTTGGGTGGCCGGGTATTTGGCCGTCCGGGTCGCCTGTTGAGCGGTGGTAAGCACATCCGACGAAGGCCGCGGTTGGTCCTGCGCGTGGGTGTGCTTCCGTTTGAGGAAGAACACTCGATCGACGCCGCCCGATTGGAGAAATGCAAAGCGGTCTTTGCCTATGAGGACGCCGAAGATGGCAGCGTTAAGTACATTCCGGCTTGCCTATGGTATCCGTACCGCAACCCGATCCTGGAAAAACTCTCAAAGAAATATGGCGTCGTTGGCAAGGAGACAGAATGGACGATCCCGGAACAGCCCTACAATAGCAGTGGCGGCAATCCGACAGTCAAACCCTTAACGGTTAAGGCGCCTATCTGTCGATAGAAAGGTATTGAAGCCCACTCGATCGGCCGGTGTCGACAGACCACTATGGTCGGAGGCCAGGGACGCGGCGCGAGCCTTATACCAGGCCTGTCGCAGGTCGGCGGGGCTTAGAGTCTTGCGGCCAGACATCTGTGCGGCTTGCGCGCACGTTTCTGGATCGCGGTGTATGTGGATTGCGGCCCGCAAAAAGGCGGTCTGCCTTACGTCAACTGGTTGTGCGTTTCTGGGATTAACTCTGGTTGCGAACCGGGGACGGCTGGGCTGGTGGCGGCGGGTGATCCCGACCGGGCTGGGCCAATCCGTCCGAAATATGCCGGTCAACCCAATTCAAGGAGAGATGGCGATGTTTGGGTACATCAAAACTGCGTTCGTGCTGTCTGCGATATTGTTTGCTACCTTAGGTTGCGGGTGTCCGGAGGTTGAGCAAGCTCCCGCCGAGGTTCCGCCCCCCGTTCTGAAGGAACCGCCACCTCCGCCTACTCCGGAGCCGCTTCCGCCGGCCGTCACGAAGTCAATTGAAGAACTGAACGAGAAGTATCCCGACCTGTTCAAGTTCGACAAAGACAAGGGACTGTTGTATTTCAGCGCCGATGCCACGTTTGACTCTGGTTCGGCCACCGTGAAGCCCGAAGCGAAGGCGGCGCTCGCGAAACTCGCGGCTATTCTCAATGAGGATGAGGTGAAGGACCGCAGGGTCACACTCGTCGGCCATACCGATACCGACCGAGTGGTTAAGCCGGCAACCATCGCAATGCTTAAGGAGCTTGGCAAGAGTGTGGACAACATGGGTCTGAGCCGGGCCCGGGCCGAGGCGGTGGCCGCTGTGCTCGAGGTGAATGGCATCGACGCCTCGCGGATCACCACCATCGGCAAGGGGGAAACGGAACCGGTTGCGGACAACCGCAAGCCGGAGGGCAAGGCCCGCAACCGTCGCGTAGAGATCTACGTGACTCCTGCAAAATAGTGGGATCCGTGTCGGCCCCCATCGCCGTATTCGAGGCGCGAGAAGAGACATCGTCAAAGAGGCCGCCAACCGAAGGTCCGGCGTTTGTCGCTGGTCGCTGCCGGGCAGGGTGGCTCTTTGTCTGTGACGGTCCCCATCGGCGGTGGGGGCCCAACAGGCATGCAGCCAACAAGGTCGACCAGGGCATGGGACCGGAGAGTGGCCGTGCATCCCAAGCCAATATGACAAACCATCCGGAACGTATTCAAGACATCTCCTTTTGCGGCGTGTATGAGATAATGGGCGCCCCGTTGATCGCGTCTCCGCGTGCATTGCAACATTTCCGCCCGGGCAGCACGACAAGAAGGCTACATCGGCACCAGACTCTTGTTCCATACTTGTCTGCGGTATAGCTTGCGGATCACGTCGTCAGGCTTCTTGCCGGACTGCTCGACGAGGCCGTAGAGTAGCTCAGCGCGCCGGCTTCGCTCCATGGCCGCCAGTTGACTCTCGAATGCTTTCATTTCGGCGGTGTGCAGGCGCTCGCGACGTTCGCACGTGATGCAGCCGTCCATCCCCGCAGGGTCTTCGCGAGCAAACTGCAGGAGAAGCGGCAGCAGCGCGTCTCGGCTGAGGTGTTGCTGAATGGTTTCGCGAAGAAGCTGCTCGTACTCGCTGATGCGGCCCGAGGAGACGCCCAGGAGGCTCGATAGCTGCCGTGTACGCGTTTGTTGAGGGCTCGGTGACACAAGGATTCGCTCGGCGGCGATGCGAGCCATGACCTCGGAAGTGTCCCGTCTACGCCACCTGCGGGATTTCAGCTCTTCCAAGGCGGCCTGCACTGCTCGCTCGAATCGGCTGCGAGCCAGCGCCCGGATCGTCGGATCACCCCATTCCTGCGTTTCCGTGACCGCCCGGTGGGGAGTGACAATGTTCGCCTGGCCGCGCCACTGGTGCACGATCGGCAACC
This region includes:
- a CDS encoding radical SAM protein; translation: MESINLGLCNKCRGRVPCEFFARDGQMWLRKTCPDCGSTESMVSSDARAWQAKRELWEYVPMQRVACRMNCDRCEIDHKPNIVFVDVTNRCNMNCPICIATIKDMGFDFNPPLAYFDKLFAEVARLEPKPVLLFFGGEPTVRDDLLEIIAAAKKHGLRPHVVTNGIRLADEQYCRRLCEARVSFRFAFDGRSPEIYERLRRNRSAYDKKMRALQNLRKYSLRKHTIMATIGRGFNDQHLGDFFQFCHENRDLISDVGLIPLTENWRPGTFDAGVHTTMEDVEAMVRDAIPGGQVEFVPAGLSWALKTPRSFFRKNLRSEVLLLAGVHPNCESITLLVSDGKSYRGMNHYLRKPLREVAVECAALCRKLQPKLDRLDPARRFPRLCGQVLILLTLLPWMLVRIRLGRLLGSHLSALGGRVFGRPGRLLSGGKHIRRRPRLVLRVGVLPFEEEHSIDAARLEKCKAVFAYEDAEDGSVKYIPACLWYPYRNPILEKLSKKYGVVGKETEWTIPEQPYNSSGGNPTVKPLTVKAPICR
- a CDS encoding OmpA family protein, coding for MFGYIKTAFVLSAILFATLGCGCPEVEQAPAEVPPPVLKEPPPPPTPEPLPPAVTKSIEELNEKYPDLFKFDKDKGLLYFSADATFDSGSATVKPEAKAALAKLAAILNEDEVKDRRVTLVGHTDTDRVVKPATIAMLKELGKSVDNMGLSRARAEAVAAVLEVNGIDASRITTIGKGETEPVADNRKPEGKARNRRVEIYVTPAK
- a CDS encoding sigma factor; its protein translation is MIGRDAFAGRLTEAQQELVVQNIGLVGLHLRNRVPTPRRPTRMRERADLFQVGCMALIRAAIRYDPASHGPFPAYALPRIRGAIFTAVHEYFATIRVPRDVIVRRRKELALNGRTSIQRLPIVHQWRGQANIVTPHRAVTETQEWGDPTIRALARSRFERAVQAALEELKSRRWRRRDTSEVMARIAAERILVSPSPQQTRTRQLSSLLGVSSGRISEYEQLLRETIQQHLSRDALLPLLLQFAREDPAGMDGCITCERRERLHTAEMKAFESQLAAMERSRRAELLYGLVEQSGKKPDDVIRKLYRRQVWNKSLVPM